One window of Trifolium pratense cultivar HEN17-A07 linkage group LG5, ARS_RC_1.1, whole genome shotgun sequence genomic DNA carries:
- the LOC123886227 gene encoding uncharacterized protein LOC123886227, protein MSSSQNPCPSKNDETLPPQTTIPPSYDSLPQQITIAYPISTIFPEETTKRKKTSAKKPTPKKNQSTSRASSASKQTGKKSKSTSRVVHTMRELYLDNPATPNVDDNAEASRSSKKNLSLEFDSTETLGLENPRSAKLGKSSLENSDVAIDNIGATSKANLESEKTIDENADSGLDAANDATTSAANVDVSASVVPDSPNSHVVPDNEKGTETTIPTNVTNQDKGETANVSDTSEANFIDVESLKLKETPVTRAGMSRRLRSSTGKDIATPSEATTTKLGHKKQWSKVTIASESRKKTVKRKTIPSSDSDYEEDQDAEASPAASPQKSAKRRRMASNVPSVPIDNVSFHCVENVDRWKFVFKRRMAIERNLNEEFLKCQDIIGLIEEAGLLKTVSELGKFYEKLTREFLVNIPSDCDNPLSPEYLKVYVRGKWLISHQPSSTNIWVDVMILHLSWRCL, encoded by the coding sequence ATGTCAAGCTCTCAAAACCCATGTCCTTCTAAGAACGACGAAACTCTTCCTCCACAAACCACCATACCACCCTCATACGATTCTCTCCCTCAACAAATCACCATCGCCTATCCAATTTCAACCATCTTTCCTGAGGAAACAACGAAGAGGAAAAAGACCTCAGCGAAGAAGCCAACGCCAAAGAAAAATCAATCCACTTCGCGTGCTTCATCTGCTTCAAAACAAACGGGTAAGAAATCAAAATCCACTTCTAGAGTTGTTCATACGATGCGCGAATTGTATCTTGACAATCCTGCTACTCCAAATGTTGATGATAATGCTGAAGCATCTAGATCTAGTAAGAAGAATTTAAGTTTGGAATTTGATTCAACTGAAACCCTAGGATTAGAAAACCCTAGGTCTGCTAAATTAGGGAAAAGCTCTTTGGAAAACTCTGATGTTGCTATTGATAATATTGGCGCTACCTCTAAGGCCAATCTTGAGTCTGAGAAGACAATTGATGAAAACGCTGACTCTGGGCTAGATGCTGCaaatgatgctacaacatctgcagcaaaTGTTGATGTTAGTGCTTCTGTAGTCCCTGATTCACCAAACTCTCATGTGGTTCCTGATAATGAGAAAGGGACTGAAACCACCATCCCTACTAATGTCACTAATCAGGATAAGGGTGAAACTGCAAATGTGTCTGATACAAGTGAGGCAAATTTTATTGATGTTGAAAGCCTCAAACTCAAGGAAACTCCTGTGACTAGGGCTGGTATGTCTAGGAGGCTGAGAAGTAGTACTGGAAAAGATATAGCCACTCCTTCTGAAGCCACCACAACTAAACTTGGGCATAAGAAACAGTGGAGCAAGGTCACTATAGCCTCTGAAAGTAGGAAGAAGACTGTGAAGAGGAAGACTATTCCCTCTAGTGACTCTGACTATGAGGAAGACCAGGATGCTGAAGCATCTCCTGCAGCATCTCCTCAAAAATCTGCCAAGAGAAGAAGAATGGCCTCTAATGTACCATCTGTACCAATTGATAATGTCTCCTTCCACTGTGTTGAGaatgttgacaggtggaaatttgtgTTCAAAAGAAGAATGGCAATAGAAAGGAACCTTAATGAAGAATTCTTAAAATGTCAAGATATTATAGGTCTGATAGAGGAAGCAGGGCTGCTAAAGACTGTGTCTGAGTTGGGAAAATTCTATGAGAAGCTGACAAGAGAATTCTTGGTGAACATCCCATCTGACTGTGATAACCCCTTAAGTCCTGAATACTTAAAGGTGTATGTGAGGGGAAAATGGTTGATTTCTCACCAGCCATCATCAACCAACATCTGGGTAGATGTGATGATCCTGCACCTGAGCTGGAGATGTCTATGA